The following coding sequences are from one Aeromicrobium duanguangcaii window:
- a CDS encoding NADH-quinone oxidoreductase subunit M, producing MMLSLLIAVPLLGALVVALLPRTTDGATARYVAFGVSILTLIMSLALLSRFDIDSGGYQLTEEVDWIGAFGVHWALGVNGIGLTMIFLTTVLTPIVLLASWRDKEADPRRTNTYFAWMLVLEALAIGVFAATDVFVFYVLFEATLIPLYFLIGAHGSGHRSYAAVKFLIYNLAGGLIMLASVVGLYVLSTQQGGPSFLHADLMNLEMSQTTERLLFLGFFIAFAIKAPLWPLHTWLPDAAASATPGTSVLMVSIVDKIGTFGMIRWCLELFPGASEWASPVVLVLAVISIVYGALLAWGQDDLRRLIAMTSVSHFGFIILGIFAFTQVSMTGSVLYMFNHGLSTAVLFLVAGMLIARRGSARISDFGGVQKVAPVLSGVLLVGGLSSLSLPGLAPFVSEFLVLAGTFTRSIPLAAVATLGMVLAAVYILVMYQRTMTGPLNEATAGFHDLSRREVGAMAPAIVLIIGLGFVPQPLLDVIDPAVEPVVTTVGVGDPPQRAPLDLTQQTEGAHE from the coding sequence ATGATGCTGTCCCTGCTCATCGCCGTCCCCTTGTTGGGCGCCCTCGTGGTCGCCCTGCTCCCGCGGACGACCGACGGGGCCACCGCGAGGTACGTCGCCTTCGGTGTCTCCATCCTCACCCTGATCATGTCGCTGGCTCTGCTGAGCCGCTTCGACATCGACAGCGGCGGCTACCAGCTGACCGAGGAGGTCGACTGGATCGGCGCCTTCGGCGTCCACTGGGCCCTCGGCGTCAACGGCATCGGCCTGACGATGATCTTCCTGACGACGGTGCTCACGCCGATCGTGCTGCTCGCGTCCTGGCGCGACAAGGAGGCCGACCCGCGGCGCACCAACACGTACTTCGCGTGGATGCTCGTCCTCGAGGCGCTCGCGATCGGCGTCTTCGCCGCCACCGACGTCTTCGTCTTCTACGTCCTGTTCGAGGCGACGCTCATCCCGCTGTACTTCCTCATCGGCGCGCACGGATCGGGCCACCGCAGCTATGCCGCGGTGAAGTTCTTGATCTACAACCTCGCGGGCGGCCTGATCATGCTCGCCTCGGTCGTGGGCCTGTACGTCCTCTCGACGCAGCAGGGCGGCCCGAGCTTCCTGCACGCCGACCTGATGAACCTCGAGATGTCGCAGACCACCGAGCGGCTGCTGTTCCTGGGCTTCTTCATCGCCTTCGCGATCAAGGCGCCGCTGTGGCCGCTGCACACATGGCTGCCCGACGCCGCCGCCTCGGCGACGCCCGGCACCTCGGTGCTCATGGTCAGCATCGTCGACAAGATCGGCACGTTCGGCATGATCCGCTGGTGCCTGGAGCTGTTCCCCGGCGCCTCGGAGTGGGCCAGCCCGGTCGTGCTCGTCCTCGCGGTCATCAGCATCGTCTACGGCGCGCTGCTGGCCTGGGGTCAGGACGACCTGCGCCGCCTCATCGCCATGACCTCGGTCTCGCACTTCGGCTTCATCATCCTGGGCATCTTCGCCTTCACCCAGGTCTCGATGACCGGCTCGGTGCTCTACATGTTCAACCACGGACTCTCGACCGCCGTGCTGTTCCTCGTCGCCGGCATGCTCATCGCACGCCGTGGCTCGGCGCGGATCAGCGACTTCGGCGGCGTGCAGAAGGTCGCGCCGGTGCTGTCGGGCGTCCTGCTCGTCGGCGGCCTGTCCAGCCTCTCGCTGCCGGGCCTGGCGCCGTTCGTGTCGGAGTTCCTCGTGCTCGCGGGCACGTTCACCCGGTCGATCCCGCTCGCTGCCGTGGCCACGCTCGGCATGGTGCTGGCGGCGGTCTACATCCTGGTGATGTACCAGCGCACGATGACCGGCCCGCTGAACGAGGCCACGGCCGGCTTCCACGACCTCTCGCGGCGCGAGGTCGGGGCCATGGCCCCGGCGATCGTGCTCATCATCGGCCTGGGCTTCGTCCCGCAGCCCCTGCTGGACGTCATCGATCCGGCGGTCGAGCCGGTGGTCACCACGGTCGGGGTCGGTGACCCGCCGCAGCGCGCGCCCCTCGACCTCACCCAGCAGACGGAAGGAGCCCACGAATGA